The Microvirga thermotolerans sequence ACTCGAAGCGCGATCAGCTGATCGTGTGCGCGGTCGTGCTCGCTTCCCAGCCGTTCTATTTCGCCTCTCTCGACCTCCCGCGACAGATCGTGAACCAGGCCATCCAAGGCGAGGCCTTCCGGGAGGGGCAGGCGACGGCGCCCTTTCTCAGGCTCGACCTGCACCTGCCGGACTGGCTGGGCGGTCATGCGTTCCACATCTTCGACGGTTTCGAGGTCGGCCGCCTCGGGCTCCTGCTCGGCCTGTCATGCCTGTTCCTGTTCTTCGTCATCATCAACGGGGCATTCAAGTACTGGATCAACGTGGCGAAGGGCGTGCTGGGGGAGCGCATGCTCCGGCGCATGCGGTTCGACCTGTTCACCATGGTGCTCCGGTTCTCCCCGGAGGCGCTGCGCACGGTCAAATCCTCCGAGACGGCAACCATCATCAAGGACGAGGTGGAGCCGGTCGGCGGCTTCATCGGGGACGCCTTCATCACGCCGATCTTCCTCGGGACGCAGGCCCTCACCGCGCTGTTCTTCATCATCGTGCAGAACATGTGGCTCGGCCTCATGGCCATTGCGGTCGTCGGCATCCAGTTCACCGTCATCCCCTATCTGCGGCGGGAGCTGCTGCGCCTGGGGAAGCAGCGCCAGCTCGCCTCGCGGGAGCTTGCCGGGCGCATCGGCGAGGTGCTCGACGGCATCGAGGCGGTCCACGTCCACAACGCCCACAGCTGGGAGAAGGCGGAGATCGGCCATCGTCTCTTCCGCCTCTTCGACCTGCGGGTCCGGATCTACAATCGGAAGTTCATCGTCAAGTTCCTCAATAACTTCCTGTCCCAGCTGACGCCCTTCTTCTTCTATTCGGTCGGCGGCTACTTCGCGATCCGCGGCACCCTCGACATCGGCCAGCTCGTCGCGGTCATCGGCGCCTACCGGGAACTGCCGCCTCCCCTGAAGGAGCTGATCGACTGGGACCAGCAGCGCCTCGACGTTCAGGTCAAGTACGACCAGGTCACCGAGCATTTTTCGGAGGAGCGCCTGCTTCCCCCCGCATCGGCGCGGGAAGAGCGGGAGCAGGACGAGCCCCTGACCGGCCTGCTCAAGGCGGAGGAGCTGCGCGTCAGCGACGCCCACGGGGGCATGATCCTCGACAGCGCATCCTTCGAGATCCCGTTGCCGGCGAAGGTGGCGATCCTGTCGAACGGCGGTGCGGCGGCCGGCATCCTGGCGCGGATCCTGGCGCGGCGGACGAACGGCTTCAGCGGGCAGATCCGGATCGGCGAACGGGACCTGCACCAGATTCCCCTGGCTGTGATCGGCCGCCGGCTCGCCTATGCGGGCATCGATCCGATTCTGTTTCCCGGCACGATCCGCGACAACCTCGTCTATGGCCTGCGCCGCCAGCCTCCGCCGCGCAACGCTGCGACCCGGGAGGAGAGCCGCAGGATCCTCGAAGCCCGGCGGACCGGCAACCCGGTCGAGAGCATCGCGGACCAGTGGATCGACTATGCCTGCGTCGGCGCCGGCGATGCGGACGAGCTCGACCGGATTCTCGTGGACCTCCTCAGCAGGCTCGGGATGGGCGGAGAGATCTATCTCTTCGGCCTCGCCGGACGCATCGTTCCCGACCAGGATCCGGACCTGGCGGCGCGCATCGTCGAGGCGCGTCGCCGGTTGCGCGAGACCTTCCAGGCCGACGGCATGAAGGGGCTCGTCGACCCGTTCGATCCCGACCGCTACAACGACCAGACGACGATCGCGGAGAACCTGCTGTTCGGCGTTCCGAAAACCGAGGAGTTCAGGGGGCGCAACCTCGCCTACAATCCGGATTTCCGGGATGCGGTCGAGCGCGCGGGGCTCAGCGACGATCTCGTCCACATGGGGCTTCAGATCGCCGAGACCATGACCGAGATCTTCGAGGGGCTGCCGCCCGGACATTCCCTGTTCGAGCAGTTCTCCTTCATCGGCGCCGAGGAGCTCACGGAGTTCGAGGCGATCCTGCGCAGGCACGCGCGCTCGGCTCTTTCGAAAGAGGAACGGGCGAAGCTCCTGTCGCTGCCTCTCGCCTATATCGAACCCCGCCACCGCCTTGGCCTGCTGGACGAGCACCTCAAGCTGCAGCTCGTCCATGCGCGCCGCCTCGTGCGCGAAATGCTCCAGAAGGCCGACGCGGACGGCGTGGAGTTCTACGATCCCGAAAAGATCTGTGCGGCCGCTCCGTTGAGGGATAACCTTCTCTTCGGACGCATCAGCTACCGGGTCGCCAACGCGCAGGCGCGGGTGGCCGAGGCGGTGTCCACGGTCGTTCGGGACATGGGACTGCTGGAAGACATCGAGCGGATCGGCCTCGACCATCAGGTCGGCACGGCGGGCCGGCTCCTGACGCCGCAGGAGCGGGCCTGCGTCAATCTCGCCCGCTGCCTGGTGAAGAAGCCGGACATCCTGGTGCTCGACGGGGCGCTCTCGGCCTTCGACGAGGCCCGCAGCCAGAAGATGATGGAAGTGCTCTTCGAGCTGACGGAGGGGCGGAGCCTGTTCATGGTGCTCCCCAACGACCGGCAGGCGGGGCCCTTCGAGGTTCTCGTCCGTTTCCGCGACGGACGGATCGTCACCGATATCCGGAAGGCTCCGGCGAGACGGGCCGACACGCCCGCCCCGGACGCTTCCCAACCCATAGCAGGAGAGGTTGCATGACCCTTGAGGCCGAGGTTCAATCACTGCGCCAGGTGCCGATGTTCCGGGACATCGACCCGGCCCGATTGAAGCTTCTCGCCTTCACCAGCGAGCGCGTCCAGTTCGCCGGCGGACAGCGCTTCTTCTCGCAGGGGGACGCCGCGGACGCCGCCTATGTCATCCTGGAGGGGAGGGCGCAGGTGCTCCTCGACACGCCCCATGGGGAGATCAAGGTCGCGGAGCTGGGCGAGAACGCCCTCGTCGGGGAGATGGGAATCCTGTCCGATACCCCGCGCTCCGCCACGATCATGGCGGCCGTTCCGACCACGGCCCTGCGGATCGACAAGAGGGTCTTTCTCGAGCTCCTCGCCCAGTTCCCGCAGATGTCGCTCGCGGTCATGCGCGAGCTGGCGAAACGGCTCGAGCAGACGAATGCGCAGCTCGTCGCCCAGTCCGCGTCCTGAATTCCGGGTGCTCGGGAAAGCGGGGCCGGTTCCCCGTTGGGAAGGCGGCGGACGGAGAGCCGGTGAGGCGTTGCAGTTCCGCGAAACCGGGCCAGGCTAGGACGAAAACCCTTCATTAACCGGGAATTCCCCAGGAAAATCACATTCTTACGGTCAAGCTGACCGATTATCGACACATCTGCCCGGCAACCCTTGTCCCAGAATGACACAAGGGAGGGCCCGCCGTCCGGCGATGGCCCTGCGGGAAAAGAGATGCCGATCGATGTGACAACGCCGCAAGGCGCTGCTCCGCATTCTGTGCAGGATGCCTCCATGGCCTGCGGGCGACGAGGCCGTCGCCCGTTCCACCTTCTTCTGTCTCTCGGGATCCTGGTCGCTTTCCAGGGCGCGGCCGCCGGTCCGGCCGCCGTCGCGACCCTGCCGAGCGCCGTGATGGCGCGGCCGTATTCCTCCGTGCAGGAAATCCTTCCCGAGACCATCGCGTTCTCGCCGCAGCTGGCGAAGGAGCCGGGCCTGTTCCGCTCCATCGTCGAGGCGGCCTTCCCGAGCATCGCGCCCTCGGAGCCGCCCCTGCGGGTCGGCGTGGAGGCGCCGGAACCGGCGGGCAACCCGGACGAGATGATCCCGTTCAGCGGGCGCAGCGTGCCGCGCTGGCTCGTCCATTCCATCCTCAAGGCCGCGCGCGTGACGGGCGTCGACCCGGTCTACATGATGACGCTCGCGGACGTGGAATCGAGCCTGTCCCCCGA is a genomic window containing:
- a CDS encoding ABC transporter transmembrane domain-containing protein yields the protein MEKSLFRYIWTHSKRDQLIVCAVVLASQPFYFASLDLPRQIVNQAIQGEAFREGQATAPFLRLDLHLPDWLGGHAFHIFDGFEVGRLGLLLGLSCLFLFFVIINGAFKYWINVAKGVLGERMLRRMRFDLFTMVLRFSPEALRTVKSSETATIIKDEVEPVGGFIGDAFITPIFLGTQALTALFFIIVQNMWLGLMAIAVVGIQFTVIPYLRRELLRLGKQRQLASRELAGRIGEVLDGIEAVHVHNAHSWEKAEIGHRLFRLFDLRVRIYNRKFIVKFLNNFLSQLTPFFFYSVGGYFAIRGTLDIGQLVAVIGAYRELPPPLKELIDWDQQRLDVQVKYDQVTEHFSEERLLPPASAREEREQDEPLTGLLKAEELRVSDAHGGMILDSASFEIPLPAKVAILSNGGAAAGILARILARRTNGFSGQIRIGERDLHQIPLAVIGRRLAYAGIDPILFPGTIRDNLVYGLRRQPPPRNAATREESRRILEARRTGNPVESIADQWIDYACVGAGDADELDRILVDLLSRLGMGGEIYLFGLAGRIVPDQDPDLAARIVEARRRLRETFQADGMKGLVDPFDPDRYNDQTTIAENLLFGVPKTEEFRGRNLAYNPDFRDAVERAGLSDDLVHMGLQIAETMTEIFEGLPPGHSLFEQFSFIGAEELTEFEAILRRHARSALSKEERAKLLSLPLAYIEPRHRLGLLDEHLKLQLVHARRLVREMLQKADADGVEFYDPEKICAAAPLRDNLLFGRISYRVANAQARVAEAVSTVVRDMGLLEDIERIGLDHQVGTAGRLLTPQERACVNLARCLVKKPDILVLDGALSAFDEARSQKMMEVLFELTEGRSLFMVLPNDRQAGPFEVLVRFRDGRIVTDIRKAPARRADTPAPDASQPIAGEVA
- a CDS encoding Crp/Fnr family transcriptional regulator; protein product: MTLEAEVQSLRQVPMFRDIDPARLKLLAFTSERVQFAGGQRFFSQGDAADAAYVILEGRAQVLLDTPHGEIKVAELGENALVGEMGILSDTPRSATIMAAVPTTALRIDKRVFLELLAQFPQMSLAVMRELAKRLEQTNAQLVAQSAS